Below is a window of Clostridium sp. JN-1 DNA.
ATCGATTTCTTAAGTAGCGGCGAGCGAAAGAGAAAGAGCCCAAACCAGGAACTTGTTCCTGGGGTTGCGGGTAGATCATAAACACTTTTATTTCCTAATTGAAGAGAGCTGGAAGGCTCCGCCGCAGAAGGTAAAAGCCCTGTAAATAAAAAGAAATTTAAGTTAGATCTATTCCAGAGTACCACGAGACACGTGAAACCTTGTGGGAAGCTGGGAGGACCACCTCCCAAGGCTAAATACTACCTGGTGACCGATAGTGAAGCAGTACCGTGAGGGAAAGGTGAAAAGAACCCCGGAAGGGGAGTGAAATAGAACCTGAAACCGTGTGTCCACAACCGGTCGAAGCACATTTAAGTGCGACGGCGTGCTTTTTGTAGAACGAGCCAGCGAGTTGCGGTATGCAGCAAGGTTAAATACTTAAGGTATGGAGCCGAAGGGAAACCGAGTCTGAATAGGGCGACTAGTTGCATGCTGCAGACCCGAAACCGAGTGACCTATCCATGGACAGGATGAAGCGAAAGTAAAATTCCGTGGAGGTCCGAACCGCGTTGGTGTTGAAAAACCATGGGATGAGCTGTGGATAGCGGAGAAATTCCAATCGAACTCGGAGATAGCTGGTTCTCCTCGAAATAGCTTTAGGGCTAGCGTCGAGATTGAGTAATGGAGGTAGAGCACTGAATAGGCTAAGGGCTGAAAACAGTTACTGAACCTTATCAAACTCCGAATGCCATATACTCGTATCTCGGCAGTCAGACTGCGAATGATAAGATCCGCGGTCAAAAGGGAAACAGCCCAGATCATCAGCTAAGGTCCCAAAGTGTAAGTTAAGTGGTAAAGGATGTGGGATTTCTAAGACAACTAGGATGTTGGCTTAGAAGCAGCCACTCATTTAAAGAGTGCGTAATAGCTCACTAGTCGAGAGATCCTGCGCCGAAAATGTCCGGGGCTAAAACTTACCACCGAAGCTATGGACTCGAAAGAGTGGTAGAGGAGCTTCCTGTATGGATTGAAGCTGTACCGTAAGGAGCGGTGGACTGTACAGGAGTGAGTATGCTGGCATAAGTAGCGAGAAATAAGTGAGAATCTTATTGGTCGAAAACCTAAGGTTTCCTGGGGAAGGCTCGTCCTCCCAGGGTTAGTCGGGACCTAAGCCGAGGCCGAAAGGCGTAGGTGATGGACAATTGGCTGACATTCCAATACCGCCAGCTTCCATTTGACAGATGGGATGACGCAGGAGGATAGGATGTGCACACTGTTGGATGTGTGTCTAAGCACTTAGACGTGCCCAGAAGGTAAATCCGCTGGGATTAGTTGAGGTGTTACAGGGATTTCTTTTCTAAGAAAGAAGTATCCGATTCCACGCTGCCAAGAAAAGTCTCTATGGAGGAAACTGGTGCCCGTACCGCAAACCGACACAGGTAGGTGAGGAGAGAATCCTAAGACCATCGGAAGAATTGCTGTTAAGGAACTCGGCAAATTGACCCCGTAACTTCGGGATAAGGGGTGCCGTCCTTACGGACGGCCGCAGAGAATAGGCCCAAGCAACTGTTTAGCAAAAACACAGGTCTCTGCTAAAGCGAAAGCTGAAGTATAGGGGCTGACGCCTGCCCGGTGCTGGAAGGTTAAGGGGAATACTTAGCGCAAGCGAAGGTATGAACTTAAGCCCCAGTAAACGGCGGCCGTAACTATAACGGTCCTAAGGTAGCGAAATTCCTTGTCGGGTAAGTTCCGACCCGCACGAATGGCGTAATGATTTGGGCACTGTCTCAACAGCAAATCCGGCGAAATTGTAGTGCAAGTGAAGATGCTTGCTACCCGCAGTTGGACGGAAAGACCCCGTAGAGCTTTACTGCAGCTTAACATTGAGTTTCGGTATTGTCTGTACAGGATAGGTGGGAGACTTAGAAACTAGGGCGTCAGCCCTAGCGGAGTTATCCTTGGGATACCACCCTGACAGTACTGAGATTCTAACCGGAGGCCATGAAACTGGCCACGGGACATTGTTAGGCGGGCAGTTTGACTGGGGCGGTCGCCTCCTAAAAAGTAACGGAGGCGCCCAAAGGTTCCCTCAGAACGGTTAGAAATCGTTCGAAGAGTGCAAAGGCAGAAGGGAGCCTGACTGCGACACATACAGGTGGAGCAGGGACGAAAGTCGGGCTTAGTGATCCGGTGGTACCTCGTGGGAGGGCCATCGCTCAACGGATAAAAGCTACCTCGGGGATAACAGGCTGATCTCCCCCAAGAGTCCACATCGACGGGGAGGTTTGGCACCTCGATGTCGGCTCGTCGCATCCTGGGGCTGAAGTAGGTCCCAAGGGTTGGGCCGTTCGCCCATTAAAGCGGCACGCGAGCTGGGTTCAGAACGTCGTGAGACAGTTCGGTCCCTATCCGCTGCGGGCGCAGGAAATTTGAGAGGAGCTGTCCTTAGTACGAGAGGACCGGGATGGACTGACCTCTGGTGTACCAGTTGTTCCGCCAGGAGCACGGCTGGGTAGCTATGTCGGGACGGGATAAACGCTGAAAGCATCTAAGCGTGAAGCCCACCTCAAGATTAGATTTCCCATAGCATAAGCTAGTAAGACCCCTTGAAGAACACAAGGTTGATAGGTCAGAGGTGTAAGCATGGCAACATGTTCAGCTGACTGATACTAATAGGTCGAGGGCTTGACCAAATTAACTTAAATCATTTAATTTGACTTTTAACTTAACTGTGCAATTTTGAGAGAACAATTTTCTCAAATAAAGTATCAATTAACAATAAAAATTGATAGAAGCGAACAGTAATGTGAAGCTTATAGCAATTTTTAAAGTAAATCTGGTGGTAATGACGTAAAGGTAACACTCCTTCCCATACCGAACAGGTAGGTTAAGCTTTACAGTGCCGATAGTACTTCAGGGGAGACCCTGCGGGAGAGTAGGTCGCTGCCAGGTATAAATACAATTATATTGTTAGGATCTTTAGCTCAGTTGGTTAGAGCAACCGGCTCATAACCGGTTGGTCCGGGGTTCGAGTCCCTGAAGGTCCACCATATGGGGGTATAGCTCAGTTGGGAGAGCATCTGCCTTGCACGCAGAGGGTCAAGAGTTCGAGTCTCTTTATCTCCACCATAAAAAGTATCTGTAATATTTTATTATTATAGATACTTTTTTTATTTTACAATTTGTTTGTATTGAACTAAAATATAATTATATAGACAATAAGGAGTTTTAATTATGAACTTTTATAGAATAAAACAATTTTATTGGGCTATAAATTCTAACTTAACTCAAGATGATATAAAATTTATAAGAAATAATTTGAATAATGATGAATTTAATTTATTTAGTAAATTAACTATGAGTGAACAAAAGCATTGTATTAATGTTGCATATGATGTAAAAAGTGAATGCGAATTAAAAAATGTTAATTCAAGCTTGTTAATAAAAGCAGCACTATTGCATGATATAGGTAAGATACATAAAAAACTTAATGCAATTGATAAGTCGATTATGGTTATAGCCGATAATATATCTAATGGTTATTTTGAAAGGTTTTCTAACATAGAAAAAGTAAATGTGTATTACAATCATGATAAAATAGGCAAAAAGATACTTGAAAACTATAATGAGCAGGAAAGGTTGTTATATTTAGTAGAAAATCATAATAATTTTAAGATACAGGATGATATAGAACTGGATATATTAAGACAATGTGATAGTAGAAACTAAGGCACTTTTGATAAGTTATATTTTATTTATATTAATAAAGATGGTCATGGAGGTTTTTATGAATTCAATTGAACGAAGAAAGTATATAGAAAAATTATTGAATGAGAGTGATAAACCACAAAAAGGACATGTAATGGCTGAAAACTTAGGGGTAACAAGACAAGTAATAGTAAAGGATATTGCTATACTTAGAGCAGAAGGTAAGAAAGTAATAGCTACCCCAGATGGTTATATAATTTCTAAACAAGAGACAAATTTAATTAAGAAAGTTATAGCAGTTTCTCATAATACTGAAGATATAGAAGATGAACTTAAAACTATAATAAAGTATGGAGGCATTGTTGAAGATGTAATCGTAGAGCATAAAATATATGGAGAAATAAAAGGTATGCTTATGCTTAAAAACTTTTATGATGTTGAAAATTTTATAAAAAAGGTTAATCAGTATAAAGCAGAACCACTTTTGATACTCACAGGGGGATTACATCTGCATACAATTGCAGCTGAAAATTATAGTATAATTCAAAATATAATAAATGACTTAAAGAAAAAGAATTATTTAGTATCAGATTAGATTGATATTATGTAATATATTTAAAATGAAAGAGGTGACGACATGAAGTTTAGTAAAAAGATTGCATTAGGAATTGGCTTGTTTTTATTATTTATATTATTAATTTTCCTTAATAAGATTTCCAATTTTATAGTAAATATAGAATGGTTTAAGGAAGTAGGGTATTTATCTGTATATTTTACTAAAATTATAGCAGTAGTCAAACTTATGATTCCAATTTTTATAGTAAGTTTTATAGCAATTTGGATGTACTATAAAAGCTTACATATGAGCATTATAAAGTATAGAAAAGTAGTAGAAGTAAATTCACGAAGAGATTCTATAAGAAAAAAAGTATTTTTTACATTTAATTTTATAATATCTTTTGTTATATCATATGTATTTTCTGTAACCTATTGGTATAGGATATTACAGTTTACCCATTCTGTTAAGTTTGATACATCTGATCCAATATTCCATATAAATGTATCTTTCTATGTATTTAAATTGCCGCTTATACAATCATTATTTAATAGTGCAGTAAGTTTATTATTAGTTCTTGTGTTTATTACTTTTTTAGTTTATTTCAGTCTAGTTATTAGTGATAAATTAGTATCTACAAGAAAACTTAAAATAAGATTATCACCTATAAGTATATTAAATAATGGTCTTACTAAATTTGCAGGTAAACAACTTGCTGTAATAGCATCACTTTTAATGCTGTGTGTATCAATAGGATATGTACTTAAGTCTCTGAATCTAGTATACAGCCGTAGGGGAGTAGCGTTTGGTGCAAGTTATACGGATATACACGTTAGTCTATTTTTTTATAAGATTGTAATTGTAACTTCTATTATTGCAGCTGGAATTATATTTTGGAGCATAGTTAAGTCAAAAGCAAAACCTATATTTTTATCTATAGGAGTAATAGCCATACTAATTGTATTGGAAAATGTAACTGCAATTGGAGTTCAGAACTTTTTAGTTAAATCTAATGAAAAAACTTTAGAACAGCCATATATAAAATATAATATAGACTATACTAGAAAAGCATTTAATATAAACAATACTGAAGTTGAACCTTTTGAGGTTAAGGATGACTTAAGTTTACAAGATTTAGAATCAAATAAAGATACTATAAATAATATAAGGATAAATTCAATTAATCAAGCATTAGAATTTTATAACCAGGTTCAAATTATAAGATATTATTACGGATTTAATGATGTAGATGTAGATAGATATAATATAGATGGAAAGCTTAATCAAGTTTTTATAGCTGCTAGAGAAGTAAATACACAGTCGTTAGATCCAGGTACATGGCAAAATAAACATCTTATATATACACATGGTTATGGAGTTGTAATGAATAAGGTTAATTCAGTTACATCAGAAGGTCAGCCTGATTTTGTTATAAAAGATATTCCACCGCAAAATAGCACAGATATAAAGCTAAATAATCCTAGAATTTATTTTGGAGAAAAGACTAATGATTATGCAGTAGTTGATACTAAATTGAATGAGTTTGATTATCCACAAGGTGGAAATAATCAAATGAATAAATATGATGGTACTGCTGGAATAAAGTTGAACTTTATGAATAGGCTCCTGTTTGCAATTAATCAAAAGGATTTTAATTTTATTTTATCTAGAGATATAACTAGTAATAGTAAAATATTAATAAATAGAAATGTAGTTGATAGGGCAAAGAAGATAGCTCCATTTTTAAAATATGATTCCAATCCTTATGTAGTGATAAGTAATGGAAAACTTTATTGGATATTAGATGCGTATACTACATCTGATGCATATCCTTTTTCAGAACCTCAAAATAATGTAAATTATATAAGAAATTCTGTAAAAGTTGTAATTGATGCAGAAAACGGAGATACAAATTTCTATATTGTTGATAAAAGTGATCCTATAATAAATAGTTATTCTAAAATTTTTCCAGGACTATTTAAGGATACGTCACAGTTATCTCCAGATATAAAACAGCATTTTAAATATCCACAGGATATGTTTGATATTCAATGTAATGTTTTTGGAAAGTACCATATGACAGATCCAGGGGTATTTTATAATGGAGAAGATTTATGGCAAGTAGCTAAAAATCAAAAACAAGTTGAAGGAGAGAAGAACTCAACTGAATCTCCTTATGTAGTAATGAAGCTGCCTGATAAAGAAAAAGAAGAAATGATATTACTACAGTATTTTAATATGAGAAATAAAGATAATATGGTTGCTTTGTTTGGAGCTAGAATGGATAATGACAACTATGGAAAATTGGTTGTATATAAATTTCCGCCGCAGAAGACAATATATAGTCCATATTTATTTAAGCAAAAATTGAATCAGGATACTACTATATCTCAACAATTATCTTTATGGAATAAAAATGGATCTAAAGTTCAATTTGGTGATACCATGATAGTTCCTATAAATAATTCTCTTTTATATGTTGAACCAATGTATTTAAGAGCAAATGGTAAGAATAGTATTCCTGAAGTAAAGAGGGTTATAGTGTCTTATGGAAACAATATGGTTATTGCAGAAAGTATAGATAGTGCACTTGAACAATTATTTAATTATGATGATAGTGATAATGCTGGCGAAAAACAACAAGATAATAAACAGGGTACTGGTGCTGTAGATAATTCTAAAGCACAGTATATTAAACAGGCTAAAGAATTATATGATAAAGCTATTAATGCACAAAAAAGTGGAGAATGGTCTCAATATGGGGAGTATATAAATAGCCTAGGACAAGTAATAGATTCTTTGAATAAATAAAATGTATAAAAAAACACTTGATTTTCAAAAGTTAAGTGTTTTTTTATTATATATGTGTATATATATATAATAAAGTATTTTTTAATTTTACAAGATAAGTATGATTACAGGATTATTAATTAGTTCCATTAATGAAAAAGTTTATATAAAGGTTTATAAATTTTTATATAAATAGAAGGATTTATAAAAAACATGTCGAATGTATTTATAGATTAATGTGAGGTATAGTATGAAAAGTATATATAATAAATTAGTTATTAAAGATAAGTGTAAAAAGTTGCTGTGTGTAGAAACTGAAAAATTAAATATTGAAAAACATGTGCCTAAAATTATTAGAAACTTTATACTTAAAAGTCTTTTAAACAATGAGAAAGTGATTATATTTATAGATAGTATGCTGCATAAAGATATTATAAATATGTATGGCGGCAGAAAAAATTTAATAACGAATTGTTTCAAAAGCAGATGTTTAAATATTGAATATTATGATGTGGTTGATTTGGGTGTAAATCCACTGCAATTTTTACATATGTTGAATATAATCGCTAAGACTAAGGAAAAGCTTCATGTCATCTGGGACTTCAAGAGTATATCTAAAAGATTTAGTAAGTTAAGTGAAATAAAAAAATGTGTTGAGGATATATTTTCATATTCAAATAAAAATGTATGTAATGTTATATATATGTATAATGTTATTTATGATTTTCCAGATATCGAAAGTTTTTTAAGAAAATTTGATGATATCGTAATTGAAAATCAAAATTCACAAGTTTTATTTTCTTGTCCAGACGAAATTGATAAAGCAGTAGCATCACTTAAATATAGTGAAAGGTTGAAATGTGAAGATAATGCCATACTATCATTTAACAATATGTTTTACAAAATACCGCGGAATATAAAAAAAAATAAATTTAAAGACTTTGTGATAAATGAACTAGTAAATGTTTGTGATGCAGACTTTTGTATAATTCATACTTTAAATAATGAGGAAAATGATGTTTTTAGTCTAGATGTTTCTAGTGGAATAACTAAAGAGTATAAAACTTATTTAGCTGCAAATATTGAAAAACTAAAGTTTAGAAAATGTGTATTAATAAATGCAAATAGTGATATAGATGAATCCGTAAAAAAATGTTTTAAAAAGATTGGAATTAAATCATGTGCAGTAGTATATGCAAAATACTATAATACAGCGGAAGGCTTTATATATGTAGGAAGATATCATAATTATATGTCAGAATTTGATTTAAGATATATACAGTCAATATGTAAAGCCGCATTTTGTATAATACAGCATCAATATATGAATTTTAACTTAAAAAGTAAGCTTATAGAGAATGAAAAATCAAAGCTTATGGGCGAAATTGGAGGAGGAATAGCTCACGATATAAATAATATATTAACACCCATAATTGGATGTACACAACTTTTAAAGGATAAAATAAATGATAGAAATTTATTAAAACAACTGAAAATAATAGAAATTTGTGCTTATGATGGAATGAATATAACGAGTAAAGTTAAAAAGATTTTTAAACAGTGCAATAAAAGCGATACAAAAATATTTGATATTGATGATTTAGTAACAGATGCAGTAGAGCTTACTAAAAATAAGTGGCTTATGGAAAGTGCTGCAAATGGAATAAAAGTAGGAATGTCTATTTCACTTAATTCAAAAGCTAAAATTAAAGGAAATTCAACTGAAATAAGAGAAGTTTTTATAAATATTATAAGAAATTGTGTAGATGCTATGCCAAGTGGAGGTATTATAAGCATAAGTAGTAAGTGTGTTAAACAAAAAGTGATATTACGCA
It encodes the following:
- a CDS encoding UPF0182 family protein; amino-acid sequence: MKFSKKIALGIGLFLLFILLIFLNKISNFIVNIEWFKEVGYLSVYFTKIIAVVKLMIPIFIVSFIAIWMYYKSLHMSIIKYRKVVEVNSRRDSIRKKVFFTFNFIISFVISYVFSVTYWYRILQFTHSVKFDTSDPIFHINVSFYVFKLPLIQSLFNSAVSLLLVLVFITFLVYFSLVISDKLVSTRKLKIRLSPISILNNGLTKFAGKQLAVIASLLMLCVSIGYVLKSLNLVYSRRGVAFGASYTDIHVSLFFYKIVIVTSIIAAGIIFWSIVKSKAKPIFLSIGVIAILIVLENVTAIGVQNFLVKSNEKTLEQPYIKYNIDYTRKAFNINNTEVEPFEVKDDLSLQDLESNKDTINNIRINSINQALEFYNQVQIIRYYYGFNDVDVDRYNIDGKLNQVFIAAREVNTQSLDPGTWQNKHLIYTHGYGVVMNKVNSVTSEGQPDFVIKDIPPQNSTDIKLNNPRIYFGEKTNDYAVVDTKLNEFDYPQGGNNQMNKYDGTAGIKLNFMNRLLFAINQKDFNFILSRDITSNSKILINRNVVDRAKKIAPFLKYDSNPYVVISNGKLYWILDAYTTSDAYPFSEPQNNVNYIRNSVKVVIDAENGDTNFYIVDKSDPIINSYSKIFPGLFKDTSQLSPDIKQHFKYPQDMFDIQCNVFGKYHMTDPGVFYNGEDLWQVAKNQKQVEGEKNSTESPYVVMKLPDKEKEEMILLQYFNMRNKDNMVALFGARMDNDNYGKLVVYKFPPQKTIYSPYLFKQKLNQDTTISQQLSLWNKNGSKVQFGDTMIVPINNSLLYVEPMYLRANGKNSIPEVKRVIVSYGNNMVIAESIDSALEQLFNYDDSDNAGEKQQDNKQGTGAVDNSKAQYIKQAKELYDKAINAQKSGEWSQYGEYINSLGQVIDSLNK
- a CDS encoding hybrid sensor histidine kinase/response regulator, translated to MKSIYNKLVIKDKCKKLLCVETEKLNIEKHVPKIIRNFILKSLLNNEKVIIFIDSMLHKDIINMYGGRKNLITNCFKSRCLNIEYYDVVDLGVNPLQFLHMLNIIAKTKEKLHVIWDFKSISKRFSKLSEIKKCVEDIFSYSNKNVCNVIYMYNVIYDFPDIESFLRKFDDIVIENQNSQVLFSCPDEIDKAVASLKYSERLKCEDNAILSFNNMFYKIPRNIKKNKFKDFVINELVNVCDADFCIIHTLNNEENDVFSLDVSSGITKEYKTYLAANIEKLKFRKCVLINANSDIDESVKKCFKKIGIKSCAVVYAKYYNTAEGFIYVGRYHNYMSEFDLRYIQSICKAAFCIIQHQYMNFNLKSKLIENEKSKLMGEIGGGIAHDINNILTPIIGCTQLLKDKINDRNLLKQLKIIEICAYDGMNITSKVKKIFKQCNKSDTKIFDIDDLVTDAVELTKNKWLMESAANGIKVGMSISLNSKAKIKGNSTEIREVFINIIRNCVDAMPSGGIISISSKCVKQKVILRISDNGIGMSKEVTEKVFDPFFTTKGNKGSGLGLSVSYEIIRSHDGFIRVFSKENVGTTFEIELPISTELINVNDNLNDKQIDFNGSILIIDDRPQIRSVVADMIKSIANCKVKSCGCEDIEQEIHRRRYDIVICDFCMPDINGLQVASMVKDLYKDSYFCLMTGWIGSFKEDKVSKVDFILNKPISKEKIIELFTNYNRVKL
- a CDS encoding HDIG domain-containing metalloprotein; the protein is MNFYRIKQFYWAINSNLTQDDIKFIRNNLNNDEFNLFSKLTMSEQKHCINVAYDVKSECELKNVNSSLLIKAALLHDIGKIHKKLNAIDKSIMVIADNISNGYFERFSNIEKVNVYYNHDKIGKKILENYNEQERLLYLVENHNNFKIQDDIELDILRQCDSRN
- a CDS encoding transcription repressor NadR, giving the protein MNSIERRKYIEKLLNESDKPQKGHVMAENLGVTRQVIVKDIAILRAEGKKVIATPDGYIISKQETNLIKKVIAVSHNTEDIEDELKTIIKYGGIVEDVIVEHKIYGEIKGMLMLKNFYDVENFIKKVNQYKAEPLLILTGGLHLHTIAAENYSIIQNIINDLKKKNYLVSD